DNA from Armatimonadota bacterium:
TCACGGCGGTCGTGAAGTTCAGGTTGACGTCGATCGGGCTCCCATTGTTGTAAAGTCCGAGTCCTTGGTCGCCCGATGTGGTCAGCGCAGAGCCATAGCCGCCGAGGCCCCATGTCGCCACGTTGACGTCGTAGATCCAGACTTGGGCGCCGCCGTTGCTGGCGAATGTGGCGCCGCCGCCCATGACGGCGAGCGAACCGAGGCCGCCCGTCGAGTTGTAGTCCTGGTAGCTCTCAAAGTCGTCGTTCATCGAACCGACGAACGGCCCGATAGGATTGATGACGGCGTGAGCGGACACGGTCGCCAGCACGAGGGCAGACAGCATTGCTGTTCGAGTTAACATGTTTTCTCTCCTGGCGTTTGGCGCCGCCTCTAATGTACACGCAAAAAAGGGGAAACGTTCGGACACGGCCCGCCGTTTTCCAAGTGCCCTTGCGGGTGGCATGACCAAGTTGGCTGCCTCCAGACTCCGGAAACCACCTCATGCCGCACGCCGCCGAACTTAGTCTGGAGGCTTCGTCCGTACCCACTCGAAGTCTAGGCACATCGTCGTGAAGACAACGCCGGCATCCGGGCCACCCCGGTTCTGGTCGTGCCGACACTTGGCCAAGCAGGGGGAAGGTTACCGCCGGAGCAGTCCGTCAAGCCTCCAGACGAGGTTGGCTTCTCGTCGCCAGCGCGAGAACTTTGGAGTCTGGAGGCAGCACCAAGGAACATCTCCAGGTGAAGCGGCGCTGAATCGGCCGTAGCGGCCCCGGTAACGGTTCTTCGGGGGACCGTCGTTTACTTGACCCATGTTTCGCTTATCGAGAGGAGCGGCGGCTTGCGCGGCGGCCGCAGCGTGTGGCCATGCCTTGGCCTACGTCAACATCGAGGACTTCACGGTGGGATCCTTCACCGTAGACGCCACTCACGGCTACAGTAAGGGACAGACCGGTCTGGACACCGACCACTCCGTCTTCGGCAAGAGGGGGTGGTTCATCGGAGGTATCGGAAACCCTGAGAACGCGACACTGACGCTTGACGTTCGCGACCATGAGCAGAAGCTCAGCACGACGTCCGATCTGCTGACATACGACATGAGGCTGGGCCTAGGGGTCAGCGGCAACGTCCTCATCGATCTCAGCCGCGAGACGAGCGTCCTCGTCGACCTGTACACTGATCCCCCTCAGCACTTTGCCGATCAGTGGTCGATGCTTATCACC
Protein-coding regions in this window:
- a CDS encoding PEP-CTERM sorting domain-containing protein — translated: MLSALVLATVSAHAVINPIGPFVGSMNDDFESYQDYNSTGGLGSLAVMGGGATFASNGGAQVWIYDVNVATWGLGGYGSALTTSGDQGLGLYNNGSPIDVNLNFTTAVKRFGGYMASDSNLNGITTVDFYDAAGALMGSDTFGTGSNAMVWFGWESTGNGIASIKFGNNLAPVMDDIQADVVPEPATLLAFGLGALALRRRRRS